Proteins from a genomic interval of Cognatishimia sp. WU-CL00825:
- a CDS encoding SCP2 sterol-binding domain-containing protein, with the protein MASYALRLAPLRPLSFALTSVAKNVAKNHPGLFRRLGEYGDASFVLDPTDLPFVILLNPNSGTPSVIATRRSTKTTTRIAGPFAALLGLVHGKFDGDALFFSRNLVIEGDTSAALALRNAIDDAELDLAQEFLSPSSPLSAPLQRFLTYLEQMSGVCFIRPEDTQEW; encoded by the coding sequence ATGGCGTCTTATGCATTGCGTCTAGCCCCCCTAAGGCCCTTGTCATTTGCATTAACTTCCGTTGCAAAAAACGTTGCCAAAAATCATCCAGGTCTATTTCGGCGGCTTGGCGAATATGGCGATGCCAGTTTTGTTTTAGACCCAACTGACTTGCCATTTGTTATCTTGCTTAACCCAAATAGCGGAACACCAAGCGTCATCGCGACACGCAGGTCTACCAAAACAACCACGCGCATTGCCGGCCCGTTCGCAGCGCTGCTCGGGCTGGTACATGGAAAATTTGATGGCGACGCCCTGTTTTTTTCGCGCAATTTGGTGATCGAAGGCGATACATCTGCTGCCCTGGCGCTGCGCAACGCCATTGATGATGCAGAACTTGATTTGGCGCAGGAATTTTTGAGCCCATCCAGCCCACTTTCTGCGCCTTTGCAGCGCTTTCTTACATATTTGGAACAGATGTCGGGTGTGTGTTTCATCCGGCCTGAGGACACACAAGAATGGTAA
- a CDS encoding NnrS family protein, whose translation MRAKPRLFSHFWDAPFRPLFLAAFLCAFFSILIWPIGEKLGLPTPGIHPPVLWHMHELLFGFTAAAIGGYVLTALPNWTDQQPVAGILLKLLVLLWGVARGVNVLPQTLPTGLVVLINLSYFLLLSYIVARQISVSKAFRKLSFVLVVLALGMADVAYLTAANMGYPWVSHDIGHHVFIGLCMLLIVVGAKLIAAFTKNWLNINQIETSDVGLSSKLNLLVLALLMIGFWLFSFVDSGLAYAVLLCTSCLIIWSMCAWQAKALFRSPLIAALHVSFWWIPAGFCLLILSQTAPSSYRAADALHAITIGAMSGLIMAISGRAAALRNNGVLHARKSFYVAIPLVWTAALVRLLVPAFPQHTELVVVLSATIWCSAWFIFIIGFLPALYGPAPRPVLSGAKHAASNSTPAK comes from the coding sequence GTGCGCGCAAAACCCAGACTGTTTAGCCATTTTTGGGATGCCCCTTTTAGACCGCTCTTTTTGGCGGCCTTTCTCTGCGCTTTCTTTTCTATTCTGATCTGGCCAATTGGCGAAAAACTGGGTTTGCCGACGCCGGGGATCCATCCCCCCGTTTTGTGGCACATGCACGAACTTTTGTTTGGGTTTACCGCGGCCGCGATTGGGGGCTATGTACTAACGGCCCTGCCCAATTGGACTGATCAGCAACCTGTCGCCGGGATACTTTTGAAACTGCTTGTTCTTCTTTGGGGAGTTGCCAGAGGCGTGAACGTCTTGCCGCAAACTTTGCCAACGGGCTTAGTCGTGCTCATCAACTTAAGCTATTTTTTATTGCTGTCCTACATCGTTGCTCGCCAGATCTCAGTTTCCAAAGCGTTTCGCAAGTTAAGCTTCGTCTTGGTTGTTTTGGCATTGGGCATGGCTGACGTAGCATACTTAACAGCCGCAAACATGGGTTATCCTTGGGTCAGTCATGACATTGGACACCATGTTTTCATTGGCTTGTGCATGTTGCTTATAGTCGTGGGGGCAAAACTCATCGCTGCCTTTACTAAGAATTGGCTAAACATAAACCAAATTGAAACATCTGATGTAGGCTTGTCTAGCAAGCTGAATTTGCTTGTTTTGGCGTTGCTGATGATAGGCTTTTGGCTGTTTAGCTTCGTAGATAGTGGCCTCGCCTATGCCGTTCTGTTGTGCACATCTTGCCTTATCATTTGGTCCATGTGTGCTTGGCAGGCGAAAGCACTTTTCCGTAGCCCACTAATTGCGGCACTGCATGTCTCCTTTTGGTGGATACCAGCCGGTTTTTGTTTGCTGATCCTATCGCAGACTGCCCCGTCATCTTACCGCGCCGCTGACGCCCTTCACGCGATAACCATAGGGGCGATGTCTGGATTGATCATGGCTATCTCTGGCAGAGCAGCCGCCCTTCGCAACAACGGTGTGTTACACGCTAGAAAGTCGTTTTATGTCGCTATACCACTTGTCTGGACAGCTGCATTGGTGCGACTATTGGTGCCTGCATTCCCCCAGCACACCGAATTGGTTGTAGTGTTATCCGCTACAATTTGGTGTTCTGCTTGGTTCATTTTTATCATTGGCTTTCTTCCGGCGCTTTACGGGCCAGCCCCGCGTCCAGTGTTGAGTGGGGCAAAACACGCCGCTTCAAATTCGACGCCAGCCAAATAG
- a CDS encoding U32 family peptidase, which produces MKLTAGAIQFFWSADRWARFYDDLVLAPVDSVILGELVCSKRLPFYQDRIPQAVEALQAAGKHVALTSLAVVTLKRERNLLSDLFDLGVEVEVNDLTALAYLPEGSAFSVGPLVNVYNESTLGWLAAKGATRICLPPELPLNSIEILATAAKDLGVEIEVWGHGRIPLAISGRCYHARLHGRTKDNCQFACEDDPDGKVVRTLDNQPFLSMNGVQTLSESHACVVAQVQKLANAGVSSLRLSPQSKGFLDICRLYRALLDGRQTSEAVVQEIRHISNGIRLSDGFLAGAAGVDWSGKTLQPHE; this is translated from the coding sequence GTGAAATTAACCGCAGGAGCCATCCAGTTTTTTTGGAGTGCCGATCGTTGGGCGCGCTTTTACGACGATCTCGTTTTGGCACCGGTTGACAGCGTAATCTTGGGTGAACTTGTTTGCTCTAAGCGCTTGCCATTCTATCAAGACCGCATTCCACAAGCGGTTGAGGCGCTGCAAGCGGCAGGCAAGCATGTGGCGTTAACCAGCCTCGCCGTTGTAACCCTCAAACGAGAGCGCAATCTGCTGTCAGATCTTTTCGATCTTGGCGTTGAAGTCGAAGTGAATGATCTCACCGCTTTGGCCTATCTGCCCGAAGGCTCAGCATTTTCAGTAGGCCCGCTTGTAAATGTATATAACGAAAGCACGCTAGGATGGTTGGCCGCAAAAGGAGCCACAAGAATTTGTTTACCACCTGAATTGCCCCTTAATTCAATCGAAATTCTTGCCACTGCTGCAAAGGATCTTGGTGTGGAGATTGAAGTTTGGGGACATGGTAGGATTCCTCTCGCAATTTCTGGGCGCTGCTATCACGCGCGCCTGCACGGGCGCACCAAAGACAATTGCCAATTTGCCTGTGAAGATGACCCCGATGGCAAAGTTGTTCGGACTTTGGATAATCAACCTTTTCTGTCCATGAACGGGGTACAAACACTGTCTGAAAGCCATGCCTGTGTTGTCGCGCAGGTTCAAAAACTTGCCAATGCTGGGGTGTCTTCCCTCCGGCTATCGCCTCAGTCGAAAGGGTTTTTAGATATTTGCCGCCTTTACCGCGCATTGCTAGATGGGAGACAGACCTCTGAAGCTGTTGTCCAAGAAATTCGTCACATTTCTAATGGCATACGCCTATCCGACGGTTTTCTCGCAGGGGCAGCTGGTGTTGACTGGTCTGGCAAAACGTTACAGCCACATGAATGA
- a CDS encoding UbiD family decarboxylase produces MRSLPSFPNLRSFLDWCGDTQQLVKVSDPVSVQHQMTAVHRAVLEADGPVLCFENPILKDGGRSEVPVVVNLFGTQERVAAGLGITPDKLADLGAFLAALRSPSPPTGLRDALSRWPMLKTALATRPKFLKSAPVQHIVTEGDSVNLRELPIQTHWPQDAGPLITWPVVITRHPGTDISDISAYNAGIYRVQVLDHNRMIMRWLPHRGGAAHHKSWGQVGEKTPVAIVLGADPATLLSSALPLPENVSEISFAGALNGMRPRLVAAKTVPLMVPAEAEIIIEGWVSRSETAPEGPFGDHTGYYNPAEPFPVVQVSAITHRRDPLYLSTYTGRPPDEPAIIGEVFNKLALPTIQASIPEIHDLWLPPAACSYRIAVVSIHKGYPGQARRVMMALWGMLPQFSYTKMIIVVDVDIDPRSHQDISWALATRMDPSRDVVILENTPMDYLDFASPKAGLAGKMGIDATTKIDSETTREWGHVMSTSPRDSAFASALAERILRGEQT; encoded by the coding sequence ATTCGATCCCTTCCTTCCTTTCCAAACCTGCGCAGCTTTCTTGATTGGTGCGGCGACACGCAACAGTTAGTGAAAGTGTCAGATCCGGTTTCGGTTCAGCATCAAATGACAGCTGTTCACCGTGCAGTCCTAGAAGCTGACGGGCCGGTTTTGTGTTTTGAAAATCCGATCCTAAAAGATGGGGGAAGGTCTGAAGTTCCTGTTGTTGTTAACCTTTTTGGCACGCAAGAACGTGTTGCAGCTGGGTTGGGCATTACACCTGATAAACTTGCGGACTTGGGCGCGTTTCTTGCAGCGTTGCGATCTCCTTCGCCACCAACAGGGTTGCGCGATGCTTTGTCACGCTGGCCGATGCTGAAGACTGCTCTGGCAACACGACCAAAGTTTCTGAAATCCGCACCTGTTCAGCACATCGTAACAGAAGGTGACTCAGTCAATTTACGCGAATTGCCCATACAAACCCATTGGCCGCAGGACGCAGGACCCTTGATAACCTGGCCAGTGGTTATCACGCGGCACCCTGGCACGGATATAAGTGATATATCGGCCTATAATGCGGGTATCTATCGCGTCCAAGTCTTAGATCATAATCGAATGATCATGCGCTGGTTGCCACATCGCGGCGGGGCTGCGCACCACAAAAGTTGGGGGCAGGTGGGGGAAAAAACACCTGTTGCAATTGTTCTTGGCGCAGATCCAGCAACGCTGCTTTCATCGGCGTTGCCGCTGCCCGAAAATGTCTCAGAGATAAGTTTCGCCGGAGCCTTAAACGGTATGCGACCCAGACTCGTCGCGGCAAAGACTGTCCCACTCATGGTGCCCGCCGAGGCCGAGATCATCATCGAAGGCTGGGTGTCACGTTCAGAAACCGCACCCGAAGGACCATTTGGTGATCACACGGGTTATTATAATCCAGCAGAACCCTTTCCCGTCGTGCAAGTCAGCGCGATCACGCACAGGCGCGATCCGCTATACTTATCAACTTACACTGGGCGCCCCCCGGACGAGCCAGCCATTATTGGGGAAGTTTTCAACAAGCTTGCATTGCCAACGATCCAAGCCTCAATTCCCGAGATCCATGATTTGTGGTTACCACCCGCGGCCTGCTCTTATCGGATAGCAGTTGTCAGCATCCACAAAGGTTACCCGGGGCAGGCAAGACGTGTGATGATGGCGCTTTGGGGGATGCTGCCACAATTCAGTTATACCAAGATGATCATTGTGGTGGATGTCGATATCGACCCCAGAAGCCATCAAGATATCTCTTGGGCATTGGCCACACGCATGGACCCGTCACGCGACGTCGTGATTTTGGAAAACACTCCCATGGATTATCTGGATTTCGCTTCCCCAAAAGCGGGCCTTGCTGGTAAGATGGGAATTGACGCCACCACAAAAATCGACAGCGAAACCACCCGCGAATGGGGGCACGTGATGTCAACATCACCCAGAGATAGCGCCTTCGCCTCAGCCCTTGCAGAGCGTATTTTGCGAGGCGAACAGACATGA
- a CDS encoding uracil-xanthine permease family protein, with the protein MTHSQSGGDSRLSSTDYNFSLGQALIGAQMLFVAFGALVLVPLLTGLNASVALFTAGVGTLIFQIVTKGKVPVFLASSFAFIAPIIYGVQTWGLAATTGGLAVAGLFYVALSFAIRIWGSGFLHKYLPPVVVGPVIMVIGLALAPVAINMSTGLAGDTQIMPKGIALTIAAISLGTTMIFAIRGKGIIKVVPIIFGVIAGYIVALVLGVVTGQNLVSFAPFAEAPWFSIPAFVAPEFNLAAILFILPVAIAPAIEHFGDIMAIGGVTKKDYMEDPGIQNTMLGDGLATTFAGLVGGPPNTTYSEVTGAVTLTKAFNPAIMTWAAIFAIALSFVGKLSGALATIPMPVMGGIMILMFGMVTVIGLSVVAKIGDRLTEARNMVIISVVLVVGIGGLSIPFGSGFTLAGIGLAGVAGVVLNLLLPREERDQSMANSPSPEANL; encoded by the coding sequence ATGACACACTCACAATCGGGGGGCGACTCCCGGCTATCCAGCACCGACTATAATTTCAGCTTGGGGCAAGCCTTGATCGGGGCACAGATGCTCTTTGTCGCATTTGGAGCTCTTGTTTTAGTTCCGCTACTGACCGGCCTAAATGCCAGCGTAGCACTCTTCACAGCCGGGGTAGGCACTCTAATTTTTCAAATCGTAACCAAGGGTAAAGTCCCGGTATTCCTGGCATCGTCCTTCGCATTCATTGCGCCGATTATCTATGGGGTTCAAACTTGGGGGCTTGCGGCAACAACCGGCGGCTTAGCTGTTGCAGGACTGTTTTATGTGGCGCTTAGCTTTGCGATCAGAATTTGGGGCAGTGGCTTTTTGCACAAATACTTGCCACCGGTTGTTGTTGGCCCTGTGATTATGGTCATCGGCTTGGCTTTAGCACCGGTTGCGATCAACATGTCGACGGGGCTCGCGGGCGACACGCAGATCATGCCCAAGGGGATTGCGCTAACAATTGCGGCTATTTCCTTAGGTACGACAATGATTTTTGCAATCCGGGGCAAAGGCATTATCAAGGTGGTTCCGATCATATTCGGTGTCATTGCAGGCTATATTGTGGCGTTGGTTTTGGGTGTTGTTACAGGCCAGAATTTGGTCAGTTTCGCGCCTTTTGCAGAAGCACCTTGGTTCTCTATTCCTGCATTTGTCGCACCAGAGTTTAACTTGGCGGCGATCCTCTTTATTTTGCCGGTCGCAATTGCGCCCGCAATCGAGCATTTCGGGGATATTATGGCCATCGGGGGTGTCACCAAAAAGGATTATATGGAAGATCCGGGCATCCAAAACACCATGCTTGGAGACGGGCTGGCCACCACATTTGCGGGTCTAGTTGGAGGGCCACCCAATACAACCTATTCCGAAGTGACTGGTGCGGTTACACTGACCAAGGCCTTTAATCCGGCGATTATGACCTGGGCTGCTATCTTCGCCATCGCGCTTTCGTTTGTTGGCAAACTAAGCGGTGCCTTGGCAACCATACCCATGCCCGTGATGGGGGGCATCATGATCTTGATGTTCGGAATGGTGACTGTGATTGGTCTATCGGTCGTTGCCAAGATTGGTGACAGGCTGACAGAGGCCAGGAATATGGTGATCATATCTGTTGTTCTTGTCGTTGGAATTGGGGGGCTTTCCATTCCATTTGGCAGTGGCTTTACGTTGGCGGGCATTGGTCTGGCAGGCGTTGCAGGCGTCGTTTTGAACCTTTTACTGCCACGCGAAGAGCGCGACCAGAGCATGGCCAATTCGCCTAGTCCAGAGGCCAACCTCTAA
- a CDS encoding Crp/Fnr family transcriptional regulator: MTGKKTDHPCGRCAFYAGSIWKPVPSESVSFLKQGFSRKTLPSSQALFRQGDENRGIFCVSKGLIAIRALSADGASTLIRIAYPGDVIGYRSFLANRPHETEALALLPSRVCTVALRHADQVVQKNPMVLKSIASRCISEIDRNHERIIATATKSNKQRLADLLYRLMTEHGKSDGDWISMRLPLSRIDLADLIGVQPETLSRLIRRLQCDGSFQFSGRSVHVPATAFSVSPALLPLPPLSA; encoded by the coding sequence ATGACTGGCAAAAAAACAGACCATCCTTGTGGTCGTTGTGCATTTTATGCGGGAAGCATTTGGAAGCCTGTCCCCTCAGAGTCAGTTTCATTTTTGAAGCAGGGTTTTTCCCGAAAGACCTTACCCTCGAGCCAAGCTTTGTTCAGGCAAGGAGACGAGAACCGAGGCATATTCTGCGTCTCCAAAGGACTGATTGCAATTCGTGCGCTTAGTGCTGACGGTGCATCCACTTTGATCAGGATCGCCTACCCAGGGGACGTCATTGGATATCGTTCGTTTTTGGCCAATCGCCCGCATGAGACAGAAGCTCTTGCTTTGCTGCCGTCGCGCGTGTGCACCGTGGCCTTGCGCCATGCAGACCAAGTTGTTCAGAAAAACCCGATGGTTTTGAAAAGCATTGCGTCCCGGTGCATTTCTGAAATCGACAGAAACCACGAACGGATTATCGCCACGGCTACAAAATCTAACAAACAGCGTTTGGCAGATCTTCTTTATAGGTTGATGACTGAACATGGTAAATCTGATGGCGATTGGATCTCAATGCGACTTCCCCTCTCGCGCATCGATTTGGCGGATTTGATCGGTGTGCAGCCTGAAACACTTTCGCGCCTTATCAGACGGCTGCAATGTGATGGGTCGTTTCAATTCTCTGGTCGATCGGTGCATGTGCCCGCAACGGCTTTTAGTGTTTCACCAGCCTTGTTGCCCCTACCCCCACTAAGCGCTTGA
- a CDS encoding peptidase U32 family protein: MEIVCPAGTPAALRAAVKAGAHTIYCGFSDETNARNFPGLNFDRAEMRAGVEYAHAHGAKMLVAINTFPRSGDEAIWHQAVSDAEACGVDAVILADIGLLDFATRKHPKLRRHLSVQAAAANADMINYYAKAFDIKRVVLPRVLSVPEIAAINAEIDIETEVFVFGGLCVMAEGRCSLSSYATGRSPNMNGVCSPASHVAYQETDGILDARLGDYVIHRVESGAPAPYPTLCKGCFKTEETTGHLFEDPVSLNAEKLIPQLQKAGVTALKIEGRQRSRSYVAQVVKSFRAAVEALEAGHPIPEGMLAQLSEGQATTTGAYKKTWR, translated from the coding sequence ATGGAAATCGTTTGCCCAGCCGGGACGCCCGCAGCGTTGCGGGCCGCTGTAAAAGCGGGGGCGCACACAATTTATTGTGGATTTAGTGATGAAACCAATGCGCGAAATTTTCCCGGCTTGAACTTTGACAGGGCTGAAATGCGCGCCGGTGTGGAATATGCGCATGCACATGGGGCAAAAATGTTGGTGGCGATCAACACTTTTCCGCGCTCTGGGGACGAGGCCATTTGGCATCAGGCGGTGTCTGATGCCGAGGCCTGCGGTGTTGATGCCGTGATACTTGCAGATATTGGCCTTTTGGACTTTGCGACGCGCAAACATCCAAAGCTGCGCAGACATCTTTCGGTGCAGGCCGCCGCAGCAAATGCCGACATGATCAACTATTATGCCAAAGCATTTGATATCAAGCGCGTCGTGCTTCCGCGTGTTTTGTCGGTTCCGGAAATTGCCGCCATCAACGCCGAAATTGATATCGAAACCGAAGTGTTTGTGTTTGGTGGGCTTTGCGTCATGGCCGAAGGGCGCTGTTCGTTGTCATCTTATGCCACAGGCCGGTCGCCGAATATGAATGGCGTTTGCTCTCCTGCCAGCCATGTAGCCTATCAAGAAACCGACGGAATATTGGATGCACGACTGGGTGACTACGTGATCCACAGGGTCGAAAGCGGCGCACCAGCCCCGTATCCAACGTTGTGCAAGGGATGTTTCAAAACCGAAGAAACGACTGGCCATCTATTTGAGGACCCAGTCAGTCTGAATGCTGAAAAGCTGATCCCACAATTGCAAAAAGCCGGTGTTACAGCGCTAAAAATTGAGGGCCGGCAGCGCTCGCGGTCTTATGTGGCACAGGTTGTAAAGAGCTTTCGCGCCGCGGTCGAAGCTTTGGAGGCAGGCCACCCGATTCCCGAAGGAATGCTGGCCCAATTGTCCGAAGGCCAAGCCACGACCACTGGCGCTTATAAAAAAACATGGAGATAG